One Gloeocapsopsis sp. IPPAS B-1203 genomic window, GACTTTTGGTGTAGATATGTGCAATATTTGTTTTTAGTCAATCACTACTTTAAAAAAGTTGAATATTAATATATCTAGTGATATGACATTGCTAAAATTCCTATAAATCATGCTGTTGAAAAGTCAAATAACTATTGATTCAACAATGTATTAAGCATAAAAATATTTTCATGCATCCCCTTGATGATGTGTGATGCAATATTATTTCTTCGCAAATAATTTAAGTTTTTATCATGATGATTGGAGTGAGAATTGAAACTGACAATTCTATTTAACGGTCAATTCTGGGAAGGAATAGTTGAAGTAAACTACGAAGGTTGTTTTAAAGCAGGAAAACATATATTTGGTTCAGAACCTAAAGATCCTGAAGTCTTGAATTTTGTAATTCATTCAGCATTAAAAATATTAGAAAACACGACCTCTTCAATAGAGATAAATATAGCTGAAGAGAAAAGAGTTAATCCTAAAAGGCTTGCAAGAGAAGTTGCCAAAGAATCTATTAGAGGAGTGTCTACAATGGCACAAGAAGTAATTCAACAAGAGCTAGAAACTCGAAAAAAAGAAAAGAAAGTGACCTCTAAAGCCCAGAAAGAAGCTGAAAAAGAGCAAAAGCGCCTAATTGCACAGCAAAAAGCGAAGGCAAGACATCGTGGTAAAGGTTAAAGAGCGCGATCGCAATTAGAATAAAATTTCTACTTTAACAAAACCATTCCTGCTACTTGAGGATTAAAATTACTAGGAAAGATGGTAGGACAAGGATACCTCAAAAAATATTGGTGACAAAGTTCTGATGTAGTATTCTTATCTGTATATTTTGCTCTTTGCAAATCAACTACTTGAATGTTGGCTTGATA contains:
- a CDS encoding YjdF family protein; the encoded protein is MKLTILFNGQFWEGIVEVNYEGCFKAGKHIFGSEPKDPEVLNFVIHSALKILENTTSSIEINIAEEKRVNPKRLAREVAKESIRGVSTMAQEVIQQELETRKKEKKVTSKAQKEAEKEQKRLIAQQKAKARHRGKG